From one Haloferax marinisediminis genomic stretch:
- a CDS encoding ubiquitin-like small modifier protein 1, translated as MEWKLFADLAEVAGARTVRVDVRGEATVGDALDALVGSHPSLESRVFADDGELYDHINVLRNGENAALDDAAEVGDELALFPPVSGG; from the coding sequence GAAGTTGTTCGCAGACCTTGCGGAGGTTGCTGGTGCACGCACCGTCCGCGTCGACGTACGAGGGGAGGCGACTGTCGGTGACGCACTCGACGCACTCGTCGGGTCGCATCCGTCACTCGAATCGCGCGTGTTCGCCGACGATGGCGAGTTGTACGACCACATCAACGTCCTGCGAAACGGTGAGAACGCGGCGCTCGACGACGCCGCCGAAGTTGGCGACGAACTCGCGCTCTTCCCACCTGTCAGCGGTGGGTGA
- a CDS encoding SDR family oxidoreductase: protein MTVFLTGFPGFLGSALVERLADRTDELVCLVQPRYRDAAVSRAADLLGPEWNETLTLVEGDITDPALGLSETTRTDLESRVTEVFHLAAVYDLAVSPDVGQAVNVDGTRHVLDFAESAGVDRLHYVSTCYVSGRYDGVFTESDLDVGQSFNNHYEETKFHAEVLVRDRMDEVPATVYRPAIVVGDSRTGETQKYDGPYYLIQLLLRQPRVAVVPRLGDPDASELNVVPRDYVVDAIDYLSQLDRSKNVTYQLCDPNPPTIREFVRMLLDATDRVGVPVPTPVGVTQSALHRWETLRDVVDIEPETLPYFTHPTRYVGGNARKHLSGTGIEPPAFESYVSELVAFVRENPEIRSDAMT from the coding sequence ATGACCGTCTTCCTCACCGGTTTTCCCGGGTTTCTGGGGAGCGCACTGGTCGAACGCCTCGCCGACCGGACCGACGAACTCGTCTGTCTCGTCCAACCACGCTATCGTGATGCGGCAGTGTCACGCGCCGCTGACCTCCTCGGCCCGGAGTGGAACGAGACACTCACACTCGTCGAAGGCGACATCACCGACCCCGCGCTCGGACTCTCGGAGACGACGCGCACCGACCTCGAATCGCGCGTGACGGAGGTGTTCCACCTCGCCGCCGTCTACGACCTCGCCGTCTCGCCCGACGTCGGACAGGCGGTCAACGTCGACGGAACGCGACACGTCCTCGACTTCGCCGAATCCGCGGGTGTCGACCGACTCCATTACGTCAGCACGTGTTACGTCAGCGGCCGGTACGACGGCGTCTTCACCGAATCCGACCTCGACGTGGGACAGTCGTTCAACAACCACTACGAAGAGACGAAGTTCCACGCCGAAGTCCTCGTCCGCGACCGAATGGACGAGGTTCCGGCGACCGTCTATCGGCCGGCTATCGTCGTCGGCGACAGTCGAACCGGAGAGACCCAGAAGTACGACGGCCCCTACTACTTGATTCAGTTATTGCTCCGGCAACCACGAGTCGCAGTCGTTCCCCGGCTCGGTGACCCCGACGCGAGCGAGTTGAACGTCGTCCCGCGGGACTACGTCGTCGACGCCATCGACTACCTCTCGCAACTCGACCGTTCGAAGAACGTCACCTACCAGTTGTGCGACCCGAATCCACCGACGATTCGCGAGTTCGTCCGGATGCTCCTGGACGCCACAGACCGCGTCGGTGTCCCCGTACCGACACCAGTTGGGGTGACACAGTCAGCACTACACCGGTGGGAGACACTCAGAGACGTCGTCGATATCGAACCCGAGACGCTTCCGTACTTCACGCACCCGACTCGCTACGTCGGTGGAAACGCGCGAAAACACCTCTCGGGAACCGGTATCGAACCGCCGGCGTTCGAGTCCTACGTCTCCGAGTTAGTCGCGTTCGTCCGTGAAAATCCAGAGATTCGCTCCGACGCGATGACGTGA
- a CDS encoding succinic semialdehyde dehydrogenase: MTNAPSAPVSATRLDELARLVSPLDDRPDLPVRAPYDDSVVGEVPLCTPDDVRAAVSDARTAGTEWATWPIEDRVAVFSRFHDALLDRRESLLDVIQTETGKARADALEEVLDAAATARYYANHADRALTSKQRTGAIPLLTKAVEHHHPVGVVGIISPWNYPLSLSVSESIPALLAGNAIVLKPDEGTPFTALWALELLRECGLPEDVFQVVTGEGPTLGDPLIEGVDYVSFTGSTDVGRIVAETAGRHLTACSLELGGKNPLLVLDDADVEKAARGAVRGCFANAGQLCISLERIYVHEAVADDFRDALVRETRGLTLDAGYDYDHDVGSLLDRELLEKVESHVEDAVEKGATVLTGGRARPDLGPYFYEPTIVTDVTPEMTLADEETFGPVVSLYEVESVSEAIERANDSAYGLNASVWTERTQRGEQVAARLEVGTVNVNEAYAAAWASIDAPMGGMKASGIGRRHGRHGLLKYTESQTVATQRLGLLSPPKRGKQVWAEGATLGLRVWKRISEALP; encoded by the coding sequence ATGACGAACGCCCCCTCCGCTCCGGTCTCCGCAACCCGACTGGACGAACTCGCCCGACTCGTCTCTCCTCTCGACGACCGTCCTGATCTTCCCGTTCGTGCCCCGTACGACGACAGTGTCGTCGGCGAAGTCCCACTGTGTACGCCCGACGACGTTCGAGCGGCAGTTTCCGATGCGCGGACGGCGGGCACCGAGTGGGCCACGTGGCCAATCGAAGACCGAGTCGCCGTCTTCAGCCGATTTCACGACGCCCTCCTCGACCGTCGCGAGTCGCTGCTCGACGTGATCCAAACCGAGACGGGCAAAGCACGCGCAGACGCGCTCGAAGAGGTGCTCGACGCTGCCGCGACGGCCAGATACTACGCGAACCACGCCGACAGAGCACTCACGTCGAAACAACGAACGGGTGCGATACCACTGCTGACGAAGGCCGTCGAACATCACCACCCCGTCGGCGTCGTCGGCATCATCTCGCCGTGGAACTACCCGCTCTCACTGTCTGTCTCGGAGTCCATTCCGGCCTTACTCGCAGGGAACGCAATCGTCCTCAAACCTGACGAGGGAACACCGTTTACGGCACTCTGGGCGCTCGAACTCCTCCGCGAGTGCGGCCTTCCAGAGGACGTCTTTCAGGTCGTGACGGGTGAGGGGCCGACACTCGGTGACCCGCTCATCGAAGGCGTCGACTACGTGAGTTTCACTGGGAGTACGGACGTTGGTCGCATCGTCGCCGAAACCGCAGGTCGTCACCTCACGGCGTGCTCGCTCGAACTGGGCGGAAAGAACCCTCTGTTGGTCCTCGACGACGCCGACGTAGAGAAAGCCGCTCGCGGAGCAGTCCGGGGATGTTTCGCCAACGCAGGGCAACTGTGCATCTCTCTCGAACGAATCTACGTCCACGAGGCAGTCGCCGACGACTTCCGCGACGCACTCGTTCGAGAGACGCGCGGACTGACGCTCGATGCAGGGTACGATTACGACCACGACGTCGGCTCGCTTCTCGACCGTGAGTTGCTGGAGAAAGTCGAGTCCCACGTCGAAGATGCCGTCGAGAAGGGCGCGACAGTCCTCACAGGGGGGCGCGCCCGGCCAGACCTCGGCCCGTACTTCTACGAACCGACAATCGTGACCGACGTGACGCCGGAGATGACGCTCGCCGACGAAGAGACGTTCGGCCCGGTCGTCTCGCTGTACGAGGTCGAGAGCGTCTCCGAGGCTATCGAGCGCGCGAACGACTCCGCGTACGGGTTGAACGCGAGCGTCTGGACGGAACGAACCCAACGTGGCGAACAGGTCGCCGCACGACTCGAGGTGGGGACCGTCAATGTCAACGAAGCCTACGCCGCAGCGTGGGCGTCCATCGACGCGCCGATGGGAGGGATGAAAGCGTCCGGTATCGGCCGTCGCCACGGCCGTCACGGTCTGCTCAAGTACACGGAGTCACAGACGGTTGCGACCCAACGACTGGGGCTCCTCTCGCCGCCGAAGCGCGGAAAACAGGTCTGGGCCGAGGGCGCGACACTCGGCCTCCGCGTCTGGAAACGCATCTCAGAGGCGCTTCCATGA
- a CDS encoding ubiquinol-cytochrome c reductase iron-sulfur subunit, with product MSDSDKYPADSGRRRFVKGVVGGAALAGVGTTGAAAINSATTSPGAGGGPTQAYAIENTGGPAPRGMPVIPIEIDGEGFIKGVWPEIQTITQGGVEAQVAQTDDYKGTGVTYSQAWFQYCGVQSYEGMAPDFESDNYFRSDSGGYEWQQEVYSDGDRLNVNDFDDYESWGNGIGRAGLGKPATGTWRSEDTEDTMPIQVLRSSRIEEAAQDNDFLAAATDQGVIAWLNKCTHFCCVPGYKQAADAAKFNAEDGVYCQCHQSVYDPFSIVQTLFTALPRPEE from the coding sequence ATGAGCGATAGCGACAAGTACCCCGCCGATTCGGGTCGTCGTCGGTTCGTCAAGGGCGTCGTCGGGGGAGCGGCGCTCGCTGGCGTGGGAACGACTGGCGCGGCCGCAATCAACTCCGCAACCACCTCACCGGGCGCAGGTGGCGGTCCAACACAGGCGTACGCCATCGAGAACACCGGCGGTCCCGCGCCGCGCGGAATGCCGGTCATTCCAATCGAAATCGACGGCGAGGGCTTCATCAAAGGCGTCTGGCCGGAAATACAGACGATTACCCAGGGCGGTGTCGAAGCCCAGGTTGCACAGACGGACGACTACAAGGGAACCGGTGTCACGTACTCTCAGGCATGGTTCCAGTACTGCGGTGTGCAGTCCTACGAGGGCATGGCACCGGACTTCGAGTCTGACAACTACTTCCGCTCCGACTCCGGCGGATACGAGTGGCAGCAGGAAGTCTACAGTGACGGTGACAGACTGAACGTCAACGACTTCGACGACTACGAGTCGTGGGGTAACGGCATCGGACGCGCCGGCCTCGGCAAGCCCGCAACCGGGACGTGGCGTTCAGAGGACACCGAAGATACCATGCCGATTCAGGTGCTCCGCTCGAGCCGTATCGAGGAAGCAGCACAGGACAACGACTTCCTCGCCGCTGCGACGGACCAGGGTGTCATCGCGTGGCTCAACAAGTGTACGCACTTCTGCTGTGTCCCCGGATACAAGCAGGCCGCTGACGCCGCGAAGTTCAACGCAGAAGACGGTGTCTACTGTCAGTGCCACCAGTCCGTCTACGACCCGTTCTCTATCGTCCAGACGCTCTTTACGGCACTCCCGCGCCCCGAAGAGTAA